The following proteins are co-located in the Pseudomonas cavernae genome:
- a CDS encoding bifunctional protein-serine/threonine kinase/phosphatase, translated as MTLQLRFGEASATGPREENQDALRVVTPAPTLAASKGYLFALADGVSQCADGGLAARATLQALALDYYATPETWAVAQSLERLLLAHNRWLRANGGGQPLLTTLTALVLRGRRFTLAHVGDCRAYRWHAGELQRLSEDHVWDQPGMQHVLKRALGLDQHLVVDYLDGELRAGECFLLVSDGVWAVLGDNRIQQILQDADEPNAICQALVSAAHLAGSQDNASALLVEVGDLPESALSDTLAQLDHWPLPPKLREGQEFEGWQIERLLSESRQSLVYRVRDGQTRRWLLKTLPASRADEPQAGPALLLEEWFLRRVAGRHFPEVHPLPQRQHLYYVQREYSGQTLAEHLRLNGPVGLPEWLDIAARLLKALGMLHRRNILHRDIKPDNLLWGDDGELRVLDFGLAYCPGLSRDEAHSLPGTPSYIAPEAFTGTPPSPQQDLYAAGVTLYHLLTGHYPHGEIEAFQHPRFGQPTPASRYRPDLPTWLDDCLKRAVAADPAQRYETAEEWLLILEQGERQALSVRPRPLLEREPLKVWRGVALVSLLLNLLLVLLLSA; from the coding sequence ATGACCTTGCAATTACGCTTCGGCGAAGCCAGCGCCACCGGCCCGCGGGAGGAAAACCAGGACGCCCTGCGCGTGGTCACCCCGGCGCCGACGCTGGCGGCGAGCAAGGGCTACCTGTTCGCCCTCGCCGACGGCGTCAGCCAGTGTGCCGATGGCGGCCTGGCCGCGCGGGCAACCCTGCAGGCGCTGGCGCTGGACTACTACGCCACCCCGGAAACCTGGGCGGTGGCGCAATCCCTGGAACGCCTGTTGCTGGCCCACAACCGCTGGCTGCGCGCCAATGGCGGTGGTCAACCACTGCTCACCACCCTTACCGCCTTGGTGCTGCGCGGGCGGCGCTTCACCCTCGCGCATGTCGGCGACTGTCGCGCCTACCGCTGGCATGCCGGCGAGCTGCAGCGCCTCAGCGAGGACCACGTGTGGGACCAGCCAGGCATGCAGCATGTGCTCAAGCGCGCGCTGGGTCTGGATCAGCATCTGGTGGTGGATTATCTCGACGGCGAACTGCGCGCCGGCGAGTGCTTCCTGCTGGTCAGCGACGGCGTCTGGGCCGTTCTCGGCGATAACCGCATCCAGCAGATCCTGCAGGATGCCGACGAGCCCAACGCCATCTGCCAGGCGCTGGTTAGCGCCGCCCACCTGGCCGGCAGCCAGGACAACGCCAGCGCTCTGCTGGTGGAGGTTGGCGACCTGCCGGAAAGTGCGCTGAGCGACACCCTGGCCCAACTCGACCACTGGCCGCTGCCGCCGAAACTGCGCGAAGGTCAGGAGTTCGAAGGCTGGCAGATCGAACGCCTGCTCAGTGAAAGCCGCCAGTCGCTGGTCTACCGCGTGCGCGATGGCCAAACGCGACGCTGGCTGCTGAAAACCCTGCCGGCCAGCCGCGCCGACGAACCGCAGGCCGGCCCGGCGCTGCTGCTCGAGGAGTGGTTCCTGCGCCGGGTCGCCGGCCGGCACTTCCCGGAAGTCCACCCGCTGCCGCAGCGTCAGCACCTCTACTACGTCCAGCGCGAATACTCCGGTCAGACCCTGGCCGAGCACCTGCGCCTGAACGGCCCGGTGGGCCTGCCGGAATGGCTGGACATCGCCGCGCGCCTGCTCAAGGCCCTGGGCATGCTGCACCGGCGCAACATCCTGCACCGCGACATCAAGCCGGACAACCTGCTGTGGGGCGACGACGGCGAGCTGCGCGTGCTGGACTTCGGCCTCGCCTACTGCCCTGGACTGTCCCGCGACGAGGCCCACAGCCTGCCCGGCACTCCCAGCTACATCGCTCCGGAAGCCTTCACCGGCACCCCACCCAGCCCGCAGCAGGACCTCTACGCCGCCGGCGTGACGCTCTACCACCTGCTCACCGGGCACTACCCGCACGGCGAGATCGAAGCCTTCCAGCACCCGCGCTTCGGCCAACCGACCCCGGCCAGCCGCTACCGCCCCGACCTGCCGACCTGGCTCGACGACTGCCTCAAGCGGGCCGTCGCCGCCGACCCGGCGCAGCGCTACGAAACCGCCGAGGAATGGCTGCTGATCCTCGAACAGGGCGAACGCCAGGCCCTCAGCGTGCGCCCGCGCCCACTGCTGGAGCGCGAACCGCTGAAGGTCTGGCGCGGCGTGGCGCTGGTTTCGCTGCTGCTCAACCTGCTGCTGGTGCTGCTGCTCTCCGCCTGA
- a CDS encoding nitrate/nitrite transporter codes for MNTSFWKAGHTPTLFAAFLYFDLSFMVWYVLGPLGVQIAADLGLTTQQRAMMVATPILAGAVLRFLMGLLADRTSPKSAGIVGQVIVIGALLGTWQLGVHSYEQALLLGLFLGFAGASFAVALPLASQWYPPQHQGKAMGIAGAGNSGTVLAALFAPGLATLFGWNSVFGLALIPLVLTLIIFATVAKNAPERPAPKALADYLKALGDRDSWWFMFFYSVTFGGFLGLASTLPGYFHDQYGLAPVTAGYYTAACVFAGSLMRPLGGAFADRIGGIRSLLVVYTVAAICIAAVGFHISSSTVALALFVMAMLSLGAGNGAVFQLVPQRFRKEIGVMTGLIGMAGGIGGFCLTAGLGAIKQHTGDYQLGLWLFASLGVVAWFGLHGVKQRWRTTWGSAAVTAARV; via the coding sequence ATGAATACAAGTTTCTGGAAGGCCGGGCATACGCCAACCCTGTTCGCCGCATTTCTGTATTTCGACCTGAGCTTCATGGTCTGGTATGTGCTCGGCCCGCTCGGCGTGCAGATCGCCGCTGACCTCGGCCTGACCACCCAGCAGCGGGCGATGATGGTCGCCACGCCGATTCTCGCCGGTGCCGTGCTGCGTTTTCTGATGGGCCTGCTGGCCGATCGGACCTCACCGAAGAGTGCCGGCATTGTTGGCCAGGTGATCGTCATTGGCGCGCTGTTAGGCACCTGGCAGCTCGGCGTCCACAGCTATGAGCAGGCGCTGCTGCTTGGCCTGTTCCTCGGCTTTGCCGGTGCTTCCTTCGCCGTCGCCCTGCCGCTGGCTTCGCAGTGGTATCCGCCGCAGCACCAGGGCAAGGCCATGGGCATCGCCGGCGCCGGCAATTCCGGCACCGTGCTGGCAGCGCTGTTCGCTCCGGGGCTGGCGACACTGTTCGGCTGGAACAGCGTGTTCGGCCTGGCGCTGATTCCGCTGGTGCTGACCCTGATCATCTTCGCCACCGTCGCCAAGAATGCCCCCGAACGCCCGGCGCCCAAGGCCCTGGCCGATTACCTCAAGGCCCTCGGCGACCGCGACAGCTGGTGGTTCATGTTCTTCTACAGCGTCACCTTCGGCGGCTTCCTCGGCCTGGCCAGCACCCTGCCCGGCTACTTCCACGACCAATACGGCCTGGCGCCGGTGACCGCCGGCTACTACACCGCCGCCTGCGTGTTCGCCGGCAGCCTGATGCGCCCGCTGGGCGGCGCCTTTGCCGACCGCATTGGCGGCATTCGCAGCCTGCTGGTGGTCTACACCGTGGCGGCCATCTGCATCGCCGCGGTGGGCTTCCACATCTCCAGCTCGACCGTGGCCCTGGCCTTGTTCGTGATGGCCATGCTCAGCCTCGGTGCCGGCAACGGCGCGGTGTTCCAACTGGTACCGCAGCGCTTTCGCAAGGAGATCGGCGTGATGACCGGCCTGATCGGCATGGCCGGGGGCATCGGCGGTTTCTGCCTGACCGCCGGGCTCGGCGCAATCAAGCAGCACACCGGCGACTACCAGCTCGGCCTGTGGCTGTTCGCCAGCCTCGGCGTGGTCGCCTGGTTCGGCCTGCACGGCGTCAAGCAACGCTGGCGCACCACTTGGGGCTCGGCTGCGGTCACGGCCGCGCGCGTCTGA
- a CDS encoding thioesterase family protein, with the protein MARLKLEFPEELFCYSTHLTVRVTDINGANHLGNDSMISMISEARARFLFDFGIKEVTSGDTGIIVTDLATTYKAEAHARDQLLFEVGVMDFNKYGGDIIFRISRPADGALVAMAKSGFVFFDYQQSKVVPMPEGFRATFPMVNWVD; encoded by the coding sequence ATGGCTCGCCTGAAACTCGAATTCCCCGAAGAACTGTTCTGCTACAGCACCCACCTCACCGTGCGGGTCACCGACATCAATGGTGCCAACCACCTGGGTAACGACTCGATGATCTCGATGATCTCCGAGGCTCGTGCACGCTTCCTGTTCGATTTCGGCATCAAGGAAGTCACGTCCGGCGACACCGGCATCATCGTCACCGACCTGGCCACCACCTACAAAGCCGAAGCCCACGCCCGCGACCAACTGCTGTTCGAGGTCGGCGTGATGGACTTCAACAAGTACGGCGGCGACATCATCTTTCGCATCAGCCGCCCGGCCGACGGCGCGTTGGTGGCCATGGCCAAGTCTGGCTTCGTGTTCTTCGATTATCAGCAGTCCAAGGTGGTGCCGATGCCCGAGGGCTTTCGTGCCACCTTCCCCATGGTCAACTGGGTCGACTGA
- a CDS encoding polysaccharide lyase family 7 protein, with protein MIDLSTWALSIPTLTSATQIDTARLNNGYESQYFRRNSDGSVTFWVPVTGSHSEDARYPRSELRETQADGTLNNWPYAQADNYLSAVLTVTQVPSKNKIVIGQIHSKDQPGSENDPLLKLQYHYYNGVGRIEALLRKRPGDTTVQNILIAENIRLGERFGYDLRLTPSGNLGIRVTSSDGDQGSHYQPISAYWGKQLLYFKAGAYVQDNYGPDTEGGRVTFYWLNAAHK; from the coding sequence GTGATCGATCTCAGCACCTGGGCCCTCAGCATCCCCACCCTCACCTCCGCGACCCAAATCGACACCGCCCGCCTCAACAACGGTTACGAGAGCCAGTATTTCCGCCGCAACTCGGACGGCAGCGTGACTTTCTGGGTGCCAGTCACCGGCAGCCATAGCGAGGACGCCCGCTACCCGCGCAGCGAATTGCGCGAAACCCAAGCCGACGGCACGCTCAACAACTGGCCCTACGCCCAGGCCGACAACTACCTGAGCGCGGTGCTGACCGTCACCCAGGTGCCGAGCAAGAACAAAATCGTCATCGGCCAGATCCACAGCAAGGACCAGCCCGGCAGCGAGAACGATCCGCTGCTCAAGTTGCAGTACCACTACTACAACGGCGTCGGCCGCATCGAGGCGCTGCTGCGCAAGCGGCCCGGCGACACGACGGTGCAGAACATCCTGATCGCCGAGAACATCCGGCTCGGCGAGCGCTTCGGCTACGACCTGCGCCTGACGCCCAGCGGCAATCTCGGCATCAGAGTGACCAGCAGCGACGGCGACCAGGGCTCGCACTACCAGCCGATCAGTGCCTACTGGGGCAAGCAACTGCTCTACTTCAAGGCCGGTGCCTATGTACAGGACAACTATGGGCCGGACACCGAAGGCGGCCGGGTGACCTTCTACTGGCTGAATGCGGCGCACAAGTGA
- the alaC gene encoding alanine transaminase, translating into MAEQASRRFARIDRLPPYVFNITAELKMAARRRGEDIIDLSMGNPDGATPPHIVEKLVQVAQREDTHGYSTSRGIPRLRRAISRWYAERYEVEIDPESEAIVTIGSKEGLAHLMLATLDHGDTVLVPNPSYPIHIYGAVIAGAQVRSVPLVPGVDFFNELERAIRESIPKPKMMILGFPSNPTAQCVELDFFERVVALAKQYDVLVIHDLAYADIVYDGWKAPSIMQVPGAKDIAVEFFTLSKSYNMAGWRIGFMVGNPELVSALARIKSYHDYGTFTPLQVAAIAALEGDQQCVRDIAEQYRQRRNVLVKGLHELGWMVENPKASMYVWAKIPEPYVQLGSLEFAKKLLAEAKVCVSPGIGFGDYGDDHVRFALIENQERIRQAVRGIKNMFRANGLLDAPIAMRTESKNTEN; encoded by the coding sequence ATGGCTGAACAAGCTTCGCGTCGCTTTGCGCGCATCGATCGTCTCCCCCCCTACGTTTTCAACATCACCGCCGAACTGAAGATGGCCGCCCGCCGCCGCGGCGAGGACATCATCGACCTCAGCATGGGCAACCCCGACGGTGCCACCCCGCCTCACATCGTCGAGAAGCTGGTGCAGGTCGCTCAACGCGAAGACACCCACGGCTACTCCACCTCCCGCGGCATCCCACGCCTGCGTCGCGCCATTTCGCGCTGGTACGCCGAGCGCTACGAGGTGGAGATCGACCCGGAAAGCGAAGCGATCGTCACCATCGGCTCCAAGGAAGGCCTGGCGCACCTGATGCTGGCCACTCTCGATCACGGTGACACCGTGCTGGTGCCCAACCCCAGTTACCCGATCCACATCTATGGCGCGGTAATCGCCGGCGCCCAGGTGCGCTCGGTACCGCTGGTGCCCGGCGTGGACTTCTTCAATGAGCTGGAACGAGCGATCCGCGAGAGCATCCCAAAGCCGAAGATGATGATCCTCGGCTTTCCCTCCAACCCCACCGCCCAGTGCGTCGAGCTGGATTTCTTCGAGCGCGTGGTGGCTCTGGCCAAGCAGTACGACGTGCTGGTGATCCACGATTTGGCTTACGCCGATATCGTCTACGACGGCTGGAAAGCCCCGTCGATCATGCAGGTGCCGGGCGCCAAGGACATCGCCGTGGAGTTCTTCACCCTGTCGAAGAGCTACAACATGGCCGGCTGGCGGATCGGCTTCATGGTTGGCAATCCGGAACTGGTCAGCGCCCTGGCACGGATCAAGAGCTACCACGACTACGGCACCTTCACCCCACTGCAGGTGGCCGCTATTGCCGCACTGGAAGGCGACCAGCAATGCGTACGGGATATCGCCGAGCAGTACCGCCAGCGCCGCAACGTGCTGGTCAAGGGTCTGCATGAGCTGGGCTGGATGGTCGAAAACCCGAAGGCCTCGATGTACGTCTGGGCCAAGATCCCCGAGCCTTATGTCCAACTCGGCTCGCTGGAGTTCGCCAAGAAGCTGCTGGCCGAGGCCAAAGTCTGCGTCTCGCCAGGGATCGGTTTCGGCGACTATGGCGATGACCATGTGCGCTTCGCCCTGATCGAAAACCAGGAACGCATTCGCCAGGCCGTGCGCGGAATTAAGAATATGTTCCGTGCCAATGGCTTGCTGGATGCTCCGATCGCAATGCGAACTGAGAGCAAAAACACCGAAAACTGA
- a CDS encoding ANTAR domain-containing response regulator, translated as MLRILLINDTQKKVGRLKAALIEAGFEVIDESGLTIDLPARVEAIRPDVVLIDSESPGRDVMEQVVLVSRDQPRPIVLFTDEQDPSVMRQAIQAGVSAYIVEGIQAQRLKPILDVAMLRFESDQALRAQLQAREAQLAERKRIEQAKGILMKMKNCNEEEAYTLMRRQAMSRQQKLIQVAEQIIAMSELLGP; from the coding sequence ATGCTGCGAATTCTCCTGATCAACGACACCCAAAAGAAGGTTGGCCGCCTGAAAGCCGCGCTGATTGAGGCCGGCTTCGAGGTGATCGACGAATCGGGGCTGACCATCGATTTGCCGGCACGAGTCGAGGCGATACGTCCCGACGTCGTGCTGATCGACAGCGAATCTCCCGGCCGCGACGTGATGGAACAGGTGGTGCTGGTCAGCCGCGACCAGCCACGGCCCATCGTGCTATTCACCGACGAGCAGGACCCCAGCGTGATGCGCCAGGCCATCCAGGCCGGGGTCAGCGCCTACATCGTCGAAGGCATCCAGGCGCAGCGCCTGAAGCCGATCCTCGATGTTGCCATGCTGCGCTTCGAGAGCGATCAGGCGCTGCGCGCACAACTGCAGGCACGCGAAGCGCAGCTGGCCGAACGCAAGCGCATCGAGCAGGCCAAAGGCATCCTGATGAAGATGAAAAACTGCAACGAGGAAGAGGCCTACACCCTGATGCGCCGCCAGGCCATGAGCCGTCAGCAGAAGCTGATCCAGGTCGCCGAACAGATTATCGCCATGAGCGAATTGCTCGGCCCCTGA
- a CDS encoding CmpA/NrtA family ABC transporter substrate-binding protein has product MTANKTDTRADHLAWVAGSDAPEKSVLDLGFMPLTDSASLIVAATQGFAQPYGLTLNLHRQGSWATLRDKLLSGELDAAQMLYGQVYGIHLGIGGNATEMAILMGLCQNGQAINLSEPLKRSGVTSAEALLTRALQNSAKLTFAQTFPTGTHAMWLNYWLASQGIHPLEDVHSVVVPPAQMVAHLKAGRIDGFCAGGPWGALAVEEGQGFTLATSQMIWADHPEKVLGVTREFVDSHPNTARALTMALLEASRFIEASLDNKRSTAQLISGDDYIGAPLSAIEPRFLGHYQDGLGNSWEDQHPLRFFAEGAVNMPYLSDAMWFMTQFRRWGLLRSDPDYLAVVRQVQQIELYQQAASALGIDVPAEPMRRSTLIDGKIWDGSDPAGYARSFALHALSDHTRTAAL; this is encoded by the coding sequence ATGACAGCAAATAAAACCGACACCCGCGCGGACCACCTGGCCTGGGTAGCCGGCAGCGATGCACCGGAAAAAAGCGTCCTCGATCTCGGCTTCATGCCGCTGACCGACTCGGCCTCGCTGATCGTGGCGGCGACCCAGGGCTTTGCCCAGCCCTACGGACTAACGCTCAATCTGCATCGCCAGGGCTCCTGGGCCACCCTGCGCGACAAACTGCTGAGTGGCGAGCTGGATGCCGCGCAGATGCTGTATGGCCAGGTCTATGGCATCCACCTGGGCATTGGCGGCAATGCCACCGAGATGGCCATTCTGATGGGACTGTGCCAGAACGGCCAGGCGATCAACCTCTCCGAACCGCTCAAGCGCTCGGGCGTGACCAGCGCCGAAGCACTGCTCACGCGAGCGCTCCAAAACAGTGCAAAACTGACCTTCGCCCAGACATTCCCCACCGGCACCCACGCCATGTGGCTCAACTATTGGCTGGCCAGCCAGGGCATTCACCCGCTTGAAGACGTGCACAGCGTGGTCGTGCCGCCTGCGCAAATGGTTGCTCACCTCAAGGCCGGGCGCATCGACGGTTTCTGTGCCGGTGGCCCCTGGGGGGCGCTGGCGGTCGAGGAAGGCCAGGGCTTCACCCTCGCCACCAGCCAGATGATCTGGGCCGACCATCCGGAGAAGGTGCTCGGCGTCACCCGCGAATTCGTCGACAGCCACCCGAATACCGCCCGCGCGCTGACCATGGCACTGCTGGAAGCGAGCCGCTTCATCGAAGCCAGCCTGGACAACAAGCGCAGCACCGCCCAGCTAATCAGCGGTGACGACTACATCGGCGCCCCGCTGTCGGCCATCGAGCCACGCTTTCTCGGTCATTACCAGGATGGCCTGGGCAACAGTTGGGAGGACCAGCACCCCTTGCGCTTCTTCGCCGAGGGCGCGGTGAACATGCCCTACCTGTCCGATGCCATGTGGTTCATGACCCAGTTCCGCCGCTGGGGCCTGCTGCGCAGCGATCCCGATTACCTCGCCGTGGTCCGGCAGGTTCAGCAGATCGAGCTATACCAGCAAGCTGCCAGTGCCCTCGGCATCGACGTGCCGGCCGAGCCGATGCGCCGCTCAACGCTGATCGACGGTAAAATCTGGGATGGCAGCGACCCGGCCGGCTATGCGCGCAGCTTCGCCCTGCACGCCCTGAGTGACCACACCCGGACAGCCGCGCTGTGA
- a CDS encoding YgdI/YgdR family lipoprotein gives MKAWILAAICLLSLGGCASEYLISTTDGQLLTTDNKPELDEDTGMLRFEDSEGREQQIPQAQVKQIIER, from the coding sequence ATGAAGGCTTGGATTCTCGCTGCAATTTGCCTGCTCAGCCTCGGCGGTTGTGCCAGCGAATACCTGATTTCCACTACCGACGGCCAGCTGCTGACCACCGACAATAAACCCGAACTCGACGAAGACACCGGCATGCTCCGCTTCGAAGACAGTGAGGGACGCGAGCAACAGATCCCCCAGGCCCAGGTGAAACAGATCATCGAACGTTGA